The nucleotide window CGCGTTCACCGTCAACGACCCCACCCCGGGCGGCCAGGCCGTCACCCTCGTGCTGGCCTTCCTCACCGGAGCCGCCTCGATCACCGCCGCCAGCCTCGGCTCGACGCTGCCACCACTGGACAGCATCGTGTTCGTCCTGCTGATCTTCGTCGCCGTCTACGCCCAGCGCTTCGGCGCCCGCGGCACCGCACTCGGCTCGATCGCCTTCTTCCTGTTCTTCTTCCCGATGTTCCTGCAGGCCCACGTCAAGCAGGTGCCCCAGCTGCTGATGGCACTCGGCGTCGGCGTCCTCGCCAACGCCGTCGTCCGGTTCGTCCTGCTGCGCCGCAACGCCGAAGCCGAGTTCCTGCGCGTGCGCCGCGCCTTCCGCGCCCGCCTCGCCGCCGTCGTCCGCGCCGCCGAAGCCCACCTCGCCGTCAACGGCAGCGACCGCACCCGCCGTCAGCTGCGCACGGCACTCGAACGGCTGCACGAATGCGTCCTGCTCATCGAAGACGCCGCCCCCGACGTCGTCGACGCCCACGCCGCCGACCGGCTCCGCCGCCGCGCCATCGAAGTCGAACTCGCCGTGCAGTGGCTCGCCAGCACCGTCCAGCGCACCTGCTCCGCCGACCTCACCACCGAGGTCCGCGACGACCTCATCGCCCGGCTCGCCCGCTTCCGCGCCCTCATGGAACGCGACCCCCGCGAGCTGCCCCTGATCAGCGAAACCGGCGAATACAGCAGGCTGCTCGTCGAAGGCAGCCGCATCGGCGAACACGCCGCACCCGGCGACGGCGTCCGCAAGGCACTGGCCGAACTCGCCCTGGCCGACGACCGAGCCCAGCGAGCCGCCGCCCCCGAGGCGACCCCGGACCCGCTCGCCCCCGACGTGGACAACACAGAGGACACCGACGAGCCGGCACCGAAGTTCGCCTACGACAACCGCACCCGCAGCGCGATCCAAGCCGTCGTCGGCGGCGGGCTCGCCGTCCTCGGCGGCGAACTCGTCTCCCACCAGCGCTGGTACTGGGCCGTGCTCACCGTCTTCGTCGTGTTCATCGGCGCCTCCAGCGCCGGCGCCACCTTCGTCAAGGGCGTCCGCCGCCTCGGCGGCACCCTCATCGGCATCGTCGGCGGCGTCCTGCTCACCCCGCTCGTCGGCGGCAACACCACCGCCACCCTCGGCCTCATCCTCGTGTGCGTCTTCGGGATGGTCTACACCGCGCGGGTCTCCCAGGTGGTGATGGCCTTCTTCGTCACCAGCATGCTCGGCCTGCTCTACAGCCTGCTCGGCACCTTCAGCCTCGAAGTGCTCTGGATCCGCGTCGCCGAAACCGCCGTCGGCGCCGCCGCGGGCATCCTGGCCGCCGTGGTCATCGTGCCGGTCCGCACCCGCTCGGTCATGCTCGACGACATCGCCGAAGTCCTCGACGACCTGGCGGAGTTCCTCGAACACACCCGCGGCCTGCTCGCCGGCGAAGAGAACGTCAACATCATCGAACTGTCCCGCGACCTCGACCGCGCCGTCGAACAGGTCCGGGCCACCATCGAGCCGCTGACCCACCCGGTCAACCTCCGCAGCGCCCGCCGCGACTACGGCTGGCACGTGCTGACCACGCTCGAAACGATCGCCTTCCGGGCCCGGCACGTGGCCGCCCGCGCCCAGCCCGGCCAGCTCACCGGCACCGACGCCGACCGGCTCCGGCAGTTCACCGGACGCCTGCTCGCCAACATCGACGTCGTGCACAAGGCACTGGACGCACCGGGTGGCCCCACACCCGGCACGCTCGTGCGCGACGACGGCACCCCGGTCTCCGACCGCGTCGATGCGGCCGAAACCCGGGCCGTCCTGTCCAGCCTCAGCCACCTCGACGAAGCCCTGGTGTCCCTCGGCCGCGTCTTCGGTGTCGAAGCCACCGATCCCCGCGCCCCCGCGAGGTGAACCGCCGGGGCGGCGCGCCGCGCGCCGCCCCGGTTCGTGCCGGTTACGGGCAGGCCAGCCACGCGAAGTGGTAGACGGTGGTGATGCTGCCGTCGGTCGAGTCCATCGTGACGTAGCTCGTGGTCTTCTTCGGGTCCGACGTGCCTGCCGCGGCCCGCAATTCGGTGTTGATGTTCAGATTGCGTTCCTCGCCGCAGGGCTTGAACACGATCGCCCCGACTTCCGTCTTGTCCGTGAAATGCCAGTCGTCTTCAAACGGCCCGGTCAGCGGGTGCTGAATATACGCCGTCGGCGAATTACCCTGGAAATAGTAGTTCGCTCTTTCCAGGCCGGTCGCCCCACGTTCCAGGTGCGCGAACCCGCGGTAGTCCGCCTGCGCGATTCCGTAGGTGAACCCCTGCGGCACGTGCACCCGCAGGCCGATCTGGCAGTTCTTCCTCGCGTCGAGCGGACCCGCACCCACCCCGACCAAGGCGGTGTAGGCGCTGTACGTCACGGTGAACGCCGTGTTGTCCTGCGAAACGGCCACCGCGGACGTGCCCAGCGGGCAGCCCGTGCCGATGGCGTTCACGACGTCGATGACGATTTTGTCGGGCGGCGGAGGAGTGTTCCACGAATGCGGGGCGACCACAGAGGACAGCGCCATTACGGCAGCAACGACCGCAGACAGCATCGGAATCCTTCCCAATACATTCAAATTGGGGACGGGGGCCGGACCATGGTAGCGAAAGGATCATGGAAGCAAACCCCGCTGAACGGAGCAACACTGCACGTCTCGTCCCACCAAGCGGCATTGCTCACCTTTCGACAATTTGCCAAAGCCCATTCCGGCGGCCGTGAATAAACGGGGCGGAGAAAACGATTTCGCCCCCCGCTCCCCCGGCGACCGCCCACGATCACCCGCATGACGTCCGGCCCGGCCGACCAGCACCCCGGCACCGGCGGCACCCCGACCGGGCTGCGATCCTCACAACAGTGACTGGACGCACCCGACCAGCGACGCCCGGGAGGGATAGGCTCCACCCACAAGCCAAAGTCGTCTCAAGCTGGAGAACCGCAATGAGCCAAGCCCCCGTCAACGTGACCGTCACCGGCGCCGCCGGCCAGATCGGCTACGCGCTGCTCTTCCGCATCGCGTCCGGTCAGCTCCTCGGCCAGGACGTCCCGGTGAAGCTGCGGCTGCTCGAGATCCCGCAGGCGGTCAAGGCGGCCGAGGGCACCGCGATGGAACTCGAAGACGGCGCGTTCCCCCTCCTCGCCGGCACCGACATCTTCGACGACCCCAAGCAGGCCTTCGAAGGCACCAACATCGCCCTCCTCGTCGGCGCCCGCCCCCGCAGCAAGGGCATGGAGCGCGGCGACCTCCTCGAAGCCAACGGCGGCATCTTCAAGCCCCAGGGCGAAGCCATCAACGCCGGCGCCGCCGACGACATCAAGGTCCTCGTCGTCGGCAACCCCGCCAACACCAACGCCCTCATCGCCCGCTCGCACGCCCCCGACGTGCCCGCCGACCGCTTCACCGCGATGACCCGCCTCGACCACAACCGCGCCCTCGCCCAGCTCGCCAAGAAGCTCGGCGTCCCGGTGACCGAACTCAAGAAGGTCGCCATCTGGGGCAACCACTCCGCCACCCAGTACCCCTCGGTCCAGCACGCCGAATTCGGCGGCAAGCCCATCGCCGACGCCGTCGACCAGGCCTGGCTCGAAAACGACTTCATCCCCACCGTCGCCAAGCGCGGCGCGGCCATCATCGAAGCCCGCGGCCTCTCCTCCGCCGCCTCGGCCGCCTCCGCCGCCATCGACCACGTCCACACCTGGGTCAACGGCACCCCGGCCGGCGACTGGACCTCCGCCGCCGTCGCCTCCGACGGCTCCTACGGTGTCCCCGAAGGCCTCATCTCGTCCTTCCCGGTCACCGCCGAGAACGGCCAGTACAAGATCGTCCAGGGCCTCGAGATCGACGACTTCTCCCGCGCCCGCATCGACGCCTCCGTCAACGAGCTCGTCGAGGAACGCGACACCGTCCAGAAGCTCGGCCTCATCTGAACCTGAGCCACCCACGCGAAAGGGCCGCCGCCACACCAGTGACGGCGGCCCTTTCCCGGCTCAGGCAGGCAGCAGATCCGTCCGCGCCCGCAGCAACGCCTCGGCGCTCAGACCACCCTCGACACCCCCGGTGCCGGTGACGTCGTCGCGGGTCTCGAAACGGCCCTGGGCCACCCCGGCACCATAAGCCGCGGCCGTCGCCGCGATGAACGCCAACCCGAACCCGGCGGCCTTGCCGAACGCCGCGTGCGCCGCGAACCTGGTCGCCGCCGCGGCCGTCGCCGCACAGCTCACCGGCTGCACCGGCAGCCTCACCTGCAAGCCGACCAGCGTCCCGGCCTGCACGCCGGCGGCTTCTTCGATCCTGTTCATCGCTGTCCTCACGGTTGGGGCCGACTCGAGCACGCCAGACGCTAGCTCCGCACCCCGGCACCCACATCCACCCAAGTGACGAGGACACCGCGGTTTCCCCGATCCGCGGAACGAACCTCCGCATCGCCCGGAGCGAACACCGCACGCTCACAGCGAAACCGCACCCCGACCGGCGATCATGAGCCCTACCGTCGCCCCCATGACCCTTCTCGCCGTACCCGACCTGCAGACGCCCGGCCAAAGCACCAACGACACGGTCTACGAACAACTCCTGCGCGACCGCATCGTCTTCCTCGGCTCCGAAGTCAACGACGACGTCGCCAACCGCATCATCGCCCAGCTCCTCCTGCTCGCCGCCGACGACCCCGCCAAGGACATCACCTTCTACATCAACTCACCCGGCGGCTCCGTCACCGCCGGCATGGCCATCTACGACACCATGCAGCTCGTCAAACCCGACGTCTCCACCTGGGGCCTCGGCTTCGTCGCCTCCATGGGCCAGTTCCTGCTCTCCTCCGGCACCCCCGGCAAGCGCTACCTGCTGCCCAACACCCGGATCGTCATGCACCAGCCCTCGGCGGGCATCGGCGGCGCCGCCACCGACATCGCCATCCAGGCCGAGGTCTTCGGCAAG belongs to Amycolatopsis tolypomycina and includes:
- a CDS encoding FUSC family protein, with protein sequence MNNRPMNNGPTNHLRTAALDRLVAADPGLVRLRLAGSAVLGIVLAVAALLPAHVPLTVTLVGAIAAMMTAFTVNDPTPGGQAVTLVLAFLTGAASITAASLGSTLPPLDSIVFVLLIFVAVYAQRFGARGTALGSIAFFLFFFPMFLQAHVKQVPQLLMALGVGVLANAVVRFVLLRRNAEAEFLRVRRAFRARLAAVVRAAEAHLAVNGSDRTRRQLRTALERLHECVLLIEDAAPDVVDAHAADRLRRRAIEVELAVQWLASTVQRTCSADLTTEVRDDLIARLARFRALMERDPRELPLISETGEYSRLLVEGSRIGEHAAPGDGVRKALAELALADDRAQRAAAPEATPDPLAPDVDNTEDTDEPAPKFAYDNRTRSAIQAVVGGGLAVLGGELVSHQRWYWAVLTVFVVFIGASSAGATFVKGVRRLGGTLIGIVGGVLLTPLVGGNTTATLGLILVCVFGMVYTARVSQVVMAFFVTSMLGLLYSLLGTFSLEVLWIRVAETAVGAAAGILAAVVIVPVRTRSVMLDDIAEVLDDLAEFLEHTRGLLAGEENVNIIELSRDLDRAVEQVRATIEPLTHPVNLRSARRDYGWHVLTTLETIAFRARHVAARAQPGQLTGTDADRLRQFTGRLLANIDVVHKALDAPGGPTPGTLVRDDGTPVSDRVDAAETRAVLSSLSHLDEALVSLGRVFGVEATDPRAPAR
- a CDS encoding DUF4360 domain-containing protein, producing MLSAVVAAVMALSSVVAPHSWNTPPPPDKIVIDVVNAIGTGCPLGTSAVAVSQDNTAFTVTYSAYTALVGVGAGPLDARKNCQIGLRVHVPQGFTYGIAQADYRGFAHLERGATGLERANYYFQGNSPTAYIQHPLTGPFEDDWHFTDKTEVGAIVFKPCGEERNLNINTELRAAAGTSDPKKTTSYVTMDSTDGSITTVYHFAWLACP
- a CDS encoding malate dehydrogenase is translated as MSQAPVNVTVTGAAGQIGYALLFRIASGQLLGQDVPVKLRLLEIPQAVKAAEGTAMELEDGAFPLLAGTDIFDDPKQAFEGTNIALLVGARPRSKGMERGDLLEANGGIFKPQGEAINAGAADDIKVLVVGNPANTNALIARSHAPDVPADRFTAMTRLDHNRALAQLAKKLGVPVTELKKVAIWGNHSATQYPSVQHAEFGGKPIADAVDQAWLENDFIPTVAKRGAAIIEARGLSSAASAASAAIDHVHTWVNGTPAGDWTSAAVASDGSYGVPEGLISSFPVTAENGQYKIVQGLEIDDFSRARIDASVNELVEERDTVQKLGLI
- a CDS encoding ClpP family protease — its product is MTLLAVPDLQTPGQSTNDTVYEQLLRDRIVFLGSEVNDDVANRIIAQLLLLAADDPAKDITFYINSPGGSVTAGMAIYDTMQLVKPDVSTWGLGFVASMGQFLLSSGTPGKRYLLPNTRIVMHQPSAGIGGAATDIAIQAEVFGKMKRRIAEITARQTGQAVERITTDADRDRWFDADEALAYGFVDHIVAPG